AAATAAATTGATTTGAGAAATATGCGGACTCTGTATTTTCTGGTCACAGTAATAATGGTACAAGATAGATTATCTAGTAACGAACATCTTGAAAAGATCAGATCAGTTTTGCGAAATGTCAGATATTGGTATTATTTGGGTACAAATacgctttgaaaatttgtgCATACGTTCAAATCGACAAGATAAATAAGTCAGCATTATAAATATAGAGTTTGATTTCTGGCAACAATGTAGGGGCAGCCGGATCATGGGATCGTTTCTTCTTCTGATATTTTCATGAGAATTTGACACCTAATCCAAGGTGTTCGtggttgttcatttttgagcattttacTAAGTTACATTTGAGTTTCGGTACGGGCTTGGTTCTTGCGTGAATGTCCGGGTTTTccatccaaatttgaagatgagaATGAGGGAGGTGGGGTGTCAGTTCGACGTCTCTTGGCTTCCTCCACAAAACCCGCATATTTAGGCACCAATGTCAGGTCTTTGATCGGTATCGAGAGATTATCGtatttcaataatgagctAATTTGGACGTGACGTCCCGTGAGTGGGTTACTCGAGTGCTCCGATAGACTTTGGGCGTTTCGGAGGATCCTGGGTGGATCACAGTCCATACAGATGTATCCATGACGAATGTCCAGGGGACGGCCAACTTCCGAATGGACCCCCGAGCCGGATGAAAAAGCACCATTGACCGTCTCGGGCAAACTGAGAACAAAATCCGGCGAGGGTGGGGGCGGCTTACTCTTCCGAGCCACCATGGGCGGAGCTTGGCCATTCGCCATGTGAGATGGACCTAGATGGCCTCGGCCATTTTGACCTAAGACTCGGGGCCGACCCCGGCGAGCCGTACCCTTGGATGGTCTCCGGGCGTTCTTTGCTGGAGCCTTGGAATTGCTTTGAGTGAACACCAGATCAAAATTAGCGGGAAGAGTGCTGGTTTCAGTTGGGGGAGAGGGAAGGCTTGGAACCGTCGCCAAGGACGAACTCGAGCTCATTCGAGAGGGTTGCTTGTCTTTTGAGGGTCGAGAATGAGACGACTGGGGCTTGGCTTTCGGAGGGGTCGGTTCCAATTTTATGAGAGCCCCTTTAATATCCTGACTGGTTAGGGTCCGGTTGGACGGCGTTAACTCATCCGAAGGGAGACGGCCTTCGTGAATCCGTTGAAGGCATTCTTCGAGAGGATCTGTATATTGAGTATCTTGACTTACTCTTATCTCAGGTTTGATTGGTGGGGGCGTGGATGGTGTCTTTGAAATAACTTGTGGGATTTTACTTGTCTTTTGAACGGGCACAATCTCCAATTTCGGGGTGCTCACCGGCGTCACAACCGTCGTGGATTCAGTCACCTGAACAATGGGAACCATAGGAGTTGAAGCACTGGTTAAAATGGGCAAATTGGGCACTGAACTGAAACTGGAGCTTGACGAAACCAGCACGGGCTGGAACGCATTCTGGCTCACACTTGGTTCACTGATTTTGGGCCCTTTGAGTTGATCGCAGTGCCGCGAAATCACGCAAAAAGGACACCAAAACAAGGACGGTCCTTGACCACCCACTTGACAATTGTGGCGATAGAACTCGCAGGGGGACTGGAAGTCTTGGTTGCAGCCCTTGCAAATCAACGTGCCTTGTTCTTGGAGCGAATGATGATCCCGATGGATGGCGTACCCAATTTGGTTCTTGACTTTTGTTCCACACAACTCACATTCCATCAGTCGAGGATTCAAGCCGTGATTGGTGAGCAGGAGATTGGTCAAATCCAAGTTCGTGTTCGGGTTGTGTCCACCTTGAGCCTTGTTTTGCTCAAACACCCCATTCAAACAAGCACCCGAGGATCGGATGTGAACCACTAGACCTGAGAAGTAAGCAAACCCTTTGGCACAAATTGGGCACTTGAGGATCTGTGTCTTCTCCTCCTGCGTGAGTAGACTGTAGATCCTGAAGGTGTCGAATCTACCTCCTCCCAAGGCAGAAGACTGGAGGTGGCCTTCAGCGAATCGCTTGAGCAAAGATTTCGGATCCAGATTCCGGATGCACACGTGCCGATAGAATGCGTGAGGAGCGCGAAATAGGAAACCACAGAACTGGCACGGGAAGAGGTCTCCCATGGCGGGTCTGTGTTGGTCCCGATGGATGCAATAGAGCATGGGTCCTTTGACCACGGATAAGCAAGAATCACACTGGAACATTTGCTCCGACGACAAACCACATCGCTGAGCCATGAGCTCAAAGAATGCCGGGTAGAAAGCTTGTTTCGTGTCCTGCCGTGTTCCGAGCACATGTTGTAAGCACTTATTGCTTAATATAAAATGGAAGAGATTCTCAATCGAGTATTTGAACTTTAGCGGACAATTTTGACACGATATGCATAAGGAAGACTGTTCAGGGGTGAGGCCTGCGTATTGGCGTGACACGTTTTGAACGTCTGCAGACACTCTCATCGAGTCTTGGACTGCATTGGTGGTTAACGTGGGTGCGGCCGTGGTGGTGGCCATAACCTGAGGCGTACTTGCTCGAACCACCGAATGATAAGGCGGGGGATTTGTGGTGGGAATGCTTTGCTGGGGCATTCGATATACAGGAGGTGGATGGGGAGGCGTTTGCTTCTTGGCCAGGGACTCCAGAGGAACAGGTTGGGCTTTTGAGAGAAGGGCAGTTATGGAGCTCGGCGTCATCATGGGCGTACTCAAAGACGTAGGTGTAGTGGGGGTGGTCGGGGTGGACGATGTAAGCGATCCAACTGTCACATGACTTGTCTGTTCCCGTGATTGGAGTTGCGGTTGCTGCGAGGTGAGTGGGGATGGTTGAACTTGTGGAGGGAGGGAAGGACGCACAGGAGTCGCTTGCCGAGGTTTGGGTGGATTCCTCAACATTTGAGAAAGGATCCCTTGGGAAGCTACCGGATGAGGAGACGATGGAGGGGCCATCACGGGCGAGGCAGCTACGGGAGTGGCTGGAGAACCGGTATGGACAGAGACTGCCTTTTCCGACACTAGAGGCGTGGTTCGACTACTTTGATGTGACAACGTGCCCTCACTGTCTCCACCTGAGGCGTGAAGCGTGATGGTTCCACTTTGGAAATGCAAGGTTTCCGAAGATGACGCGGCTAACAAAGAGGGTGAGCCTAAAGAGCCAGCAGGGCCGTGTCCATTCGTGAGCACTGAAGGACGACTCAAGCCGTGTAAGATCTGGAAATCCTCTTGAGAGGCCACGCTTGGATTCTCGGTTTCGGTCAGTTGGATCACGTTTGTGATCCATGGCAAATTATACGACCGCTTAAAGAACAACAAGATCCTTTGAAGCGCAGTCACTTGAGTGAAGAACACCTTGCCCGCTTTGATCCCTTGAATGGCTTGCGATGCGGACCCGGGTTTCGGAGCCAGAACCCGTCGGTCCTGGAAGATCAACGTCACTTGGTCATGCGATGCTCGGTTGGGATCGATCTTCGAGTAGAGGCAATTGACAACCGGAGAATTTTGCACTGAGATCACCAGGGAATAATCTGGATCCGGACCGGGGGTGAAGTAGCAGCCTTGGTCAAACACGTGAATCACATATTGCTTCACGCCCGAATCTGCCGGTGAGGCGTTCACATTACATCGAAAACACCCAAACAACACGAGCTTGTCATGCTTGGGGGCCGGTGGATTGGCCGTTGGGGCGGTGGTCATCACATGTGACGGCGATTGAGTCGTTAGGTAGTCGTTCAACATGGACGGCTGGGTCCCTGGATCTTGGGTACTTACCAAAAGGGCCATGGACCCACTGTTAACGGACGTGGACGGAACGGCGTAAGTGGGACCCAGGACCACGTCGCCAGCCGCCGAGGAAGACAACAACGGGTCACTGTGCTCGTGAGTGAGAACGGATTGAAAGCCATCGGGATAACTCTCCGAGGTGGACGGGCCCCCATGGCCTAATTCGAAACCCCCACTTAGATCCGGTTCCACGGAGCGGTAGAACAGGTTCGAGGGATCGATGGCGGCCAGGGATATGGAGGGTGGGGAGCACGGGGGCGGGGAGGGCGAGTCCGAAAAGTGCAAGGGCGGGCTTTCATTGGAGCGGTGCGAGTACTGATCCGgactcaaaatgttcaaattggGGTTGTGAGTGGTCACGGGGGGTCCGTGATGGGCCACGCCGCCCGTTCCATGGCGTTTGTTGTTTAACAACGTGAGCAGGGCcatgtttttgattttgtcgCTGAGCTGCGGCTCGGCCGTGGTCATGATGGGATGAGACAAGCCATGGAGGGCGGAGGGCGCGCCACCAAAGGCCAGACTATCCTGAAAGGCCAAGgtcgacgacgaagacgacgaggagCACGAGGTGGCCGAGAACTCCCCATCGCCCATGGCTCAAACAGATCTGAAAACAATCGAACCAAACACATTCACTTCAGGTGAGACAGGACCGCCAGGACCGCAGGCAGAACTGACGCTTTATTAACTCTAGGGAATCATTTTCGGGTTTTTACATGTCGCCAAAGCTGCCAGAAGAAGGTTATATTCTTAAGCTaccaaaagcaaacaaaaaacatctATGATGAAATTAAGTTGGCTCGGACCTTTCAGCTTTCATTACCCAAGCATCCGGTGCTGTTTTCGCTCTCTATTAAGGCAAAGAATGAGTGAACCGACTCGGCTCATTTAGCCTCCACTCTATTGGAACATTTCgttgcattgtcccaatcccACATTTCATGAATCAACTTCAAAGGTGAAAACCACAGCTTCTCGcccatcaaaatgaattgatctGGACCCCATCACCCAATCCAGTCAGTTTCCGCTAGCCACACCTCCCACAATCTACGGCCACCCCATCCCATCCCGGCCCAATCCTCTTCGCCACACCCTCTCATGTCTTTTTCTGGCCGGGGGGTGGGTCCCACGATCTTCTATTAGATTCAAGGCCATGACCTTGGACCCAGTGGTGGGATCCACTTCATCCTCCTGAGGGTTAGCCCTCAGGCTCCCAATCGGCCATGGGGCCCCACCCGGCAATCCACGAGCCCTCTGGGCCACCTTACCTCAATGACGGATTTGTCCTGGGCATTATTATCTCTCGGGGGACTCGATCACAACGCAACctttgaagagagaaagaaggaaggaagacaGACAGGTTGACTTCCTTCACTTCTTCACAATGACAGTCTATATCAGGGTGGCCGAAAAGACACGACGAAGAGTGGCGAAACATCAGTAGGAAGACAGTGCTTTCTGGGAAAAAGCCATGCTTGTAATCGAGGAATGTGAATAATTGATCCATGGATCTCTATTATAGATTATTTAGGTTGAATGGGGGTCTTAGGTGATGAAGTGGAGTCATGATGGTCGCTTAGGCAAGTAATCATGGTATGGCGCTTAACGACCGATAAGATACCGATCAAAGAATGCTGGCTATAGTTGTCACTTGGCACCAAATAGGTATTTCGACCGGATTATAACACGTTTACTTGGGATTTGGAGGACTAAGGGTGGATTTGACCAGGTTTATTCATTTGCCATTGAGTCACCTTGGCGGGTTGACCTGGTTGTAAACACGCCAGATCAGCCAGAGCAAAATTGCTATGAAATCGAGACGAATGACCTGACGGGCGGGATAGTGAGAAGTTTGGACTAAGCTGAAAATAAGATGAAATTCTAGAATGAGGGTACAGCTAACTTTAAATTTTCTCGGTATTTCAACCCAGAGGTAAACATGGCAGACACGAGACAGGCCGGATTTTTTCCAGGCTGAAAGGGCCGATGGGGTCTAGTCACTATTAAAGACACAAGAAAGTTTAAAGAGACACTCACGCCAACGGGGTACAACTTGAAAGTGACGTGTTGtaattgattttgttcttttggaggatttttttttttgtattttctttttgtttggtttttcacggttTAATGAACGAACACCCATGAATTTTATTCTTCCACGTATGCCGTGCTAcgtttttagttttttttattgtttacaatgatttgatatttgattaGCGACTGTAAAACGCTTTTGAAATGTCTACAACGATTCGAGTCGTTCTATGATTGAGTTATCCATGGTGATGAAAGACTCGATTCATTTTCGTATGACTCGAGCCGCAATGAGTCATAAAATGGGACTAGAGATATAGGACTCAATTTATGTTAATTTACTATTGTTTATAAATTACAAATGCTATTCAAAAGAACCATGAGTAAAGAACAATATAGGCTGTGGaaggaaataaagaaaaaaacacgCATAATAATGAGGAAAGGGGGAAGAACACTCCACCGCAAAGCGACATCATATCAAATATTTAGTATTTGTCACTTGGTTCGATTCTATTTTCTTGATGTCAACCAACTTCATACTTGTGAGTTCCAATTTTTTGGACCAAACATGAAGTATTGAAAAGGAGACTTTAAATTTTGACTTTCTTCTTCAACTCTTTGACATGTGGGCGTCCCAAAATTTAAACTGTACCTAAAATTAGCATTCTTATATTTGGCATACTCTACAAGAAACCAAGGCGTATTATAACCCATTCTTTTATAACTGATTCTAGTTTAAAACAAACTGTAAGATAAATAGTACGACTGATCATAAGCGGCAATTTATCTAAAAGAGCACACATCTTGGGATTTGTTCTGAcaccagaaaaaaaatacaaaaaccGTGTGCTGAGTTTGTCAAGACTCCAATCAGGCAAGCACCTTATCAAAACAGAGTAAAAAAGAGCTTCGTCACCAATCAGCCCTTTGGTGTGCGTTctgaacaaaatgaactttggaaaacaaaacctTTCACTCTTGGTGATACCTATAAGCAGGtcattagtaacgaaattacaagtaacgaaattgcagtaattcgttcctttttcgttGAAGGAACAGTTATTCCATTACAgtttccagaatggcctttaatttttcgtttatctcgtgacaaTTGTGAaaacttaaggctcaacagaaattgtttTATCCGCTACTTCCATCCAGCAtgttatgaacaatgaaagtcagggttgaaaattgtgtttgctctgAACTACTCAGAGTAATGAGAAGTCTGGGAGGATGTACGGTTTTAAATCTGGTTGTATTTGCTACTAAATTCgttacatcttctcaatcatatttcattggactgaagacctgattcagtgcCAATTGTCAAGCAGGGAAAATCCGtatttggcttgagtatgatgcatcaaatttccaaagcctccacatttccacgacttaaggCACAGGCTTCTGACAGGGAAGCTTTACTAGCTTGACAATGTCTAGGACTATTTTTCTACttgacttttgcgacattgtttcaaaccttcaacaatcattattccatccagggtcccaatcttgactcctcaatgcattatgatgcaatacattttgaacaaatatgagaatgcacattattgaaaaatgtaaacaggaagtcttcaaatgttacgccTTTGGACTGcttgatgcaaaaaaacataattTCTTTACAAAACTATGGTATTGATGGGGCAAAAAGccataaaatattgatcaTCTAAATCTGAGGAAAAGTAACGAGTGACGCCATTGTAAGTGTTTCGAGTAACGCTTGTGTAGCGAATTACTTGCCTATCAGGGTGGGATCTTGGATGTTATAGTGTGATAGGACATGAAATCATTCAGCCCGATTTGGGGAGGGGTTATATACTAACTTTTGGGCTGAAGTGCatgcttttggacaaatatttagGCTGGTATAAAATTCACGATTTTTAGGGGATCTTTGATCAAGAAGTTGCCATGGTCAACTGATTTAGGGATTTCAGTCTCCGTTGTCCTTCAAAGTGtgagtaaaataaaaaaattataccgaaaaatggcattttcaaaGTTGATAATCCTTACATTACAAGTCCTATGCAATTCTtaaaaatggaacttttttgctcttgcagtaacgcattcacttgaattctgaagacaatacacaTAACAATGTCATAGATTTGGTGGAgtcttgaagactttgttgaaactgataaaaaatggcttctttaagacttcaatgattttggtgaaattttcaatgacCGCTGAACTAAATGTTCTTTGGGCGGCtttaaaattaaattttcaaaaatctaattattatttttttgaggtgtttagatatggttgtataaGCTTTTCAGTTAATTTAAAATAagtcaagaacaagaaaaatattcttttaatttgtgatattgaaaatcgatattaattccTTGGGGAGTTAAAtgaacatataaccggggcattttggcgctaaaaacgatgaaatttggacgatttgttggtggatcagatatatAAATTGAACGTTAAATAAGAAGGTTCAGTTCCTTTTATTATGAATTGCTGGGGATTGCAGTCTTCAAAATAGACTCCTGAAGTTACACATAGATAAATAAATCGATGGATGGCTGAGAACAACATTAAATAATCGTACTGCTAAATTAAGAGATTAAACTACTATGCTGACCCGCTATATGTCAATTGTTCAACAACTAGTGTATGCATCATCAATTTGGGCTGCCTTGGATGATATAGGCATGTtccaaaagctaaaaaaaattggcctAAAAGCATGATTTCCAGACTTGTGAAATAATGAACCtacattacattttcaatcgGTTATAACTCTAATCaaatttaccattttgtaatgtcatttgtcattttgacaaaCAGTGCACTTGACATTTGGACTAATTAACGCAGTTACAAATTAAAGCAATTAAAAATTAACTTACATAGTTTTGGATAAACATAACAAGTTCAGAAATAATTATTTCCAAGTAATGGATTCACGTTGTACAAAGTCTACATTTTGGGCAACATTTTCGTCAACAATGCCCGCCACTGTTTCCTTGCATTATAACACAAAAATaagatttgattttaaaattgGTTTCAACACATATTAAGCCTTTTAATCTTAGGTTCATGATAATCTGACTGATTGTCACTGAACCACcttaaagctttgaatgacaACAAGTATCCACTTGAGAGCATTTTAGAATCGGTTTAATCTGTTTGAATAAAGGTAGGTTTGAAAAAGATAGCCtgactatgcaagaaaaagaaaaataatctttcatcttCGTGATGTTGAAAATCGATGTTAattttttgggaaattgaattaacatacAAGTCTcatgtaactaagtaacgGTGAGATAGATGATACCATaatttacattcaagagctaacaaAGTGTGCccccaatttacattgagtaggtttttgaaatttttggtttttataatgtttttaggtatgatttttttgtagaCTAGAATTCCATGCAACAataaattaaagttgttccccatGAGTatctgaggtagaaaaatgccaagttttGTTTGGTCAATACTTTACAGAGtgtttttaccactgtgtttATATATTATTAAATCTTTGTACCAGGTCTTCTTTCTTATTCATTACTGTGCTGGAAGCTAAGACCCTAGTGATTTAAGTGATCAGGATAATAGAACGAGCATAGCAACACGTTCGTGGTAGAACAcacattcaaattttctgaacTAAGAAATCTTCTGCTTGATATTCTTGCCATGTACtgcaaaagtttcatttcaaaagctgAAGAGATGTAACCTTGAAAGGCTGTGAAAAAAGCGAATGATCAAGCACctcaggattttttttttccgagATAACAATCAAAAGGACTGAAAAGGACAAAAGAGGAGAAACACACGGGgaaaaataactcaaaaaaaagttagaTTATGGGCCAAAACGGCAAAAGGTTTGGAAAATGCAACTAAAAAAATAGTGTAAAAAGATGGCAAAAAGCGGGGGAAACACATTTGCATGACATAACGGCCCTGTTAAATGAGCTATGGATCATTGACCAGAACAAAGACGAGTAAGTGGTCTCCTACAGTGGGTTATGTTAAGTTACTTAAGTACGTAACTTAAGCTTTAAGGTGTGATCCAGCATGAAATTTCCAAACGCCGAGAACGACGCCAAAAGTGCGTTGAAATTGGCATCTATCAGAATGAGTGTGGCCCCCATCTTACAACTGTTTTGGGGAAAGATAAAGtaatccaaaaaaatgatctattTCTTCACATATAGAAGTAATTCAATTATAAAAGGAGGACGAGGGGCAGTATGGGGGTCTATAAGATATGATAATTGTGAAATTTACCCTGCTGATGTAACACATGAGCCCCTCAACATATCCATTAGAGAGGTTGGGCTTTTGTGTCAGTCGATGTTCACCACTGTAAAACGAGGCAACATACAATATAGGAGGCAAGAGGAATTTTCTGACCTTTCAGTAAAAACTGTACATCGAGAATCTGTTCATTGCAATCTCTGCTTCTGCAAAACCTTCTCTTTACCAAGcaggtgaaaaaaaattaaaagccaGTTTCTGACAAAAGCTAGCTCCTCTAAGAACTCTTTTTGGATGTGAATTTTTTGTTAGAATAGTCAATGGATATCAAGGTGTATCCTTAGATCCATTAGATATGAATATCAACCTTTCGACATTGCATAGGAAGCTCAGATGCTCTAACGTCAGGTAATCCTAGTTCTTCATCCGCTTGAGTATGAATAGGTGGATCAAAACCAATCTTTACCAAATCTGATATGCAAACGAGATCCTTTTGGTCTCGTTGAACCACAGCCCAAACAAAGGCTTCCAACACGATGTTTGTTGATGGAAATAATTTTCTTCTCGTCAAAGATCATTTCTAAGCAACACTATGCTTCACTGCCTACAAGATCTATTTCAGTCGTGGTCTTGATAATGTCGACTTTGATTGTGCTAAAGTGAAGGCTTGTTATGAATATTTGAGCTTCCAACATTCGATCTCATATTGTGACTTACTCTATCCATCTGAATCCAAATTGTATTCACTCTTCCCATAATTGTACCGAAGT
This DNA window, taken from Tigriopus californicus strain San Diego chromosome 9, Tcal_SD_v2.1, whole genome shotgun sequence, encodes the following:
- the LOC131887350 gene encoding uncharacterized protein LOC131887350, translated to MGDGEFSATSCSSSSSSSTLAFQDSLAFGGAPSALHGLSHPIMTTAEPQLSDKIKNMALLTLLNNKRHGTGGVAHHGPPVTTHNPNLNILSPDQYSHRSNESPPLHFSDSPSPPPCSPPSISLAAIDPSNLFYRSVEPDLSGGFELGHGGPSTSESYPDGFQSVLTHEHSDPLLSSSAAGDVVLGPTYAVPSTSVNSGSMALLVSTQDPGTQPSMLNDYLTTQSPSHVMTTAPTANPPAPKHDKLVLFGCFRCNVNASPADSGVKQYVIHVFDQGCYFTPGPDPDYSLVISVQNSPVVNCLYSKIDPNRASHDQVTLIFQDRRVLAPKPGSASQAIQGIKAGKVFFTQVTALQRILLFFKRSYNLPWITNVIQLTETENPSVASQEDFQILHGLSRPSVLTNGHGPAGSLGSPSLLAASSSETLHFQSGTITLHASGGDSEGTLSHQSSRTTPLVSEKAVSVHTGSPATPVAASPVMAPPSSPHPVASQGILSQMLRNPPKPRQATPVRPSLPPQVQPSPLTSQQPQLQSREQTSHVTVGSLTSSTPTTPTTPTSLSTPMMTPSSITALLSKAQPVPLESLAKKQTPPHPPPVYRMPQQSIPTTNPPPYHSVVRASTPQVMATTTAAPTLTTNAVQDSMRVSADVQNVSRQYAGLTPEQSSLCISCQNCPLKFKYSIENLFHFILSNKCLQHVLGTRQDTKQAFYPAFFELMAQRCGLSSEQMFQCDSCLSVVKGPMLYCIHRDQHRPAMGDLFPCQFCGFLFRAPHAFYRHVCIRNLDPKSLLKRFAEGHLQSSALGGGRFDTFRIYSLLTQEEKTQILKCPICAKGFAYFSGLVVHIRSSGACLNGVFEQNKAQGGHNPNTNLDLTNLLLTNHGLNPRLMECELCGTKVKNQIGYAIHRDHHSLQEQGTLICKGCNQDFQSPCEFYRHNCQVGGQGPSLFWCPFCVISRHCDQLKGPKISEPSVSQNAFQPVLVSSSSSFSSVPNLPILTSASTPMVPIVQVTESTTVVTPVSTPKLEIVPVQKTSKIPQVISKTPSTPPPIKPEIRVSQDTQYTDPLEECLQRIHEGRLPSDELTPSNRTLTSQDIKGALIKLEPTPPKAKPQSSHSRPSKDKQPSRMSSSSSLATVPSLPSPPTETSTLPANFDLVFTQSNSKAPAKNARRPSKGTARRGRPRVLGQNGRGHLGPSHMANGQAPPMVARKSKPPPPSPDFVLSLPETVNGAFSSGSGVHSEVGRPLDIRHGYICMDCDPPRILRNAQSLSEHSSNPLTGRHVQISSLLKYDNLSIPIKDLTLVPKYAGFVEEAKRRRTDTPPPSFSSSNLDGKPGHSRKNQARTETQM